The DNA window TTTCCCAAAGAGTTCTTGTCCAGCAATTTGATATGCAGCGCAAAGCGGCTGAAAAAGCCGCTCTCCATCTTCTTGTCGCATCGCATCCATTACGCGATTACTATATTCTTCAACACTTTTTGGCGCGGCAGAATCTCCGCCGCCTCTCATATCAAAAACTCGTCTTTCATCGCCATCTCTCTGTTTCAATCTTCTGAGATCACGCCTTTGTCCCTCGACAAATTGAACGAATGCTTCCTCTGCATTTTTTTCTCTCAAAACTTGAACTGCAGCGGTAAAAATATCATCATCTAAAGCCAGTGGAGAAAGGAACGCTTCTGCAGTTTCGCCAGAGTGTGCAAGTGAAATGTCTACACTGTCGACAGCATTTAACGTGGCAAGATAATTATAAAATTCTTGAATATTTGAACCATCGCCTAATCTTTCCGCAAACTCTTGGCGAAGTCGAGACTCACGTTCTTCGGAGGAAAGAGAGAGGAGTCCTTTAAAAAACTCCTCCAATTCTTTCGTTTTCTCCAAAATTCCGAAAAGTTGAAAAAGAAGCATTCGGGCAGGTTCACTTAAACCTAAAATGCCGAGGAATTGTTCGACTGTCTCATGAAAAGCAGTCTGCAGCTGAGCTGGTGATTCGCTATCTCGAGAATCTTCAGGAGGTTTTTCCCCAGTAATGTCACATCTTTCTGAGTGGTCTGACATCCAGAAATTTCAAAAAAATATTTCGTATTCCCAAAAAAATATCACGAAATTTTTAGCTGATGATTACGTATTGTGAATATAAAAAACCATTCCAAAAGACTTTTCCTGAGAACTAACATGAGAATATCATTTCTTTACAGTCTTTTGAGGAAAAATCTCTTGCTTCAAATTTGTTTTCATGGTGCTCCTTAAAAGGAGCTCTTCTGCCGCAAAAGGCACGTTTCTCTTTTTTGCATTGCTTCAAAAAACTGAGATGCGTGTTTTTTAAAAATACGAAAGAGATTTCTTTCGTCCGGATCCGAACTTTTTTCCAGATAATATTTGGAAGGAGCAAGCGACAGAAGTGAGAAATAATTCTCGAGAGCTTTAGAGCAATTCCCATGTTCAAAATAAATATTTCCCGCTGCTGTGTAAAGCGCGGGAAGATCAGGAGCTTTCTTTTTTCCTTCTCTCAAATGCATTTCTACACTCGAAAGATCATTTCGTGCTGCAGAAAATTCCATCGCAAAAATTTCATACCGAAAATTTTCATTCGTAAGATCTCCATATTTCAGCAAATGCTTTTCCATTTCCTGCATTAAAAACTCATCTCCTTTTGCAAATGGAAGAAATAGCTCCAAAATTGTTTTTCGCGGTTCTCCAAAAAATGGAACAATTTCCGCCGCTTCATTAAAAATCTCATACGAACTCTTGAGATCGTTCACATAGGCATTAATTCCTTTTGGCAAAAGCATGTCGCTTTTGAGAAAAAATAAGGAACCGAAGAAAAGTGTAATCGACAGGAAAAGTGTTGTCGTTGCCGAAACGAATCGTACTACAAAATTTTTGAGAGAAACTGAAATTTCGGAAAATGGGAGCGTTTGGAGGAGAAGAATCGCCCAAAACGCTGCGAGATATACAGAGTGTTCCAAAACAGAAAAGCTGAACTGTACTGAAATCGTAAACATTGCGACCGCAAACCATGGTATTTTCTGAGTTGAATTTTGAATTTTTTTCCAGAACAAAAGATATGCGAGAAATGCGAGAGGAAGAAGATACAGCACTGCGCCAAAAATTCCTCTTTCCACAAATACTTCCAAAAACTCATTATGCACTCGATTCGGAACGGTATAAAACTCCTCAAATTCAAAGACTTTTTTTGGCATCACTGTGACAAATCTTGATTCAAATGAATCAGGCCCGCTTCCCATGAAAAAATTTTGCACCGTGAGTGATTGTACTGCTCCTTCCCAAAGCAAAGATCGTGAGCCGAGTGAACGTGTATCGATTCCTCCAAAAAAAAGAACAGCAACAACAGCAGATCCGAAAATAATTCCTCCCAAAAATTTAAAGATTTTTTTGATCGGCAAAAAGAAAATTCCCCAAATGAAAAACCCGAAAATAAGCGCGAATTCCGTTGCCCTATTTTTCGTGAGAAAAAGTGTTATCGTGAAGAAAATGACGAGAAATCCATTGAAAATACTTTTTTTCCAATCTTTCTTCCAAAGAGTTTCTTCAAGATCAAAAAGAACAATTGCTATCGGAAAAATCAGAAATTGCCCCAAAAAATTTGGTTGTCCGAGCGTTCCGTATATTCGAAATAAATACTGCGCATTATTGACATCA is part of the Candidatus Peregrinibacteria bacterium genome and encodes:
- a CDS encoding O-antigen ligase family protein: MKTLKFPLYSAIFLIPLLLNPWGMNMYSNPKIVWFLICMAGLFGYLGYTILSEEKISLFFHRTIYLFLAALWLTYVFSTFFSATLIQSIFGEYSEANGALFALLILVHFLVCLQIFQKEETIRGFFAGLKILAGIISIHAIFQFFNIDPFTDVNNAQYLFRIYGTLGQPNFLGQFLIFPIAIVLFDLEETLWKKDWKKSIFNGFLVIFFTITLFLTKNRATEFALIFGFFIWGIFFLPIKKIFKFLGGIIFGSAVVAVLFFGGIDTRSLGSRSLLWEGAVQSLTVQNFFMGSGPDSFESRFVTVMPKKVFEFEEFYTVPNRVHNEFLEVFVERGIFGAVLYLLPLAFLAYLLFWKKIQNSTQKIPWFAVAMFTISVQFSFSVLEHSVYLAAFWAILLLQTLPFSEISVSLKNFVVRFVSATTTLFLSITLFFGSLFFLKSDMLLPKGINAYVNDLKSSYEIFNEAAEIVPFFGEPRKTILELFLPFAKGDEFLMQEMEKHLLKYGDLTNENFRYEIFAMEFSAARNDLSSVEMHLREGKKKAPDLPALYTAAGNIYFEHGNCSKALENYFSLLSLAPSKYYLEKSSDPDERNLFRIFKKHASQFFEAMQKRETCLLRQKSSF